A window from Pseudomonas frederiksbergensis encodes these proteins:
- a CDS encoding M3 family metallopeptidase: MPDTNPLLQAWDLPPWSQIRTEHLVPAITTIITDNRQVIAETIISQSVLPNWDDLVLAIDEVDARLSEALDIIQTLAMTKHDDTAWNTAVAACNDAGAKYQSEKMSNRALFEAYQRLANSSIALNFDEPRKAALAKILRKFQLAGIELPRAQREKLARLNLDINRLEELFLIHLKSANAAWTKHVDDVAVLEGLYPTVKNRLKHLAKEAGHEGWLIPLDENTCQQIMMYAENRALREEYFVAYSTRASDQGPNTDEFDNDPVLTLMLSLRHQKAELLGFDNFAQLRLATAAAESTDQVQRFLRRQVTLNTPSLAQDSKELQAFALERGISEVQAWDHEFLAEKLRHHRFPQALENLRDYFPLDGTLRRLCLFCERLFGIRILEQAEFSRWHNDVRLFEISEHGQTLGHIYLDPYHRKEAPDYAWTGTLRNRRRNAEGRVALPIADLHCNFTPGVDGHPCLLEHKDLRVLFHEFGHCLQHVLTSSPHHNLSGIFQLGRDSAEFAGQVFEQWCLSREFLLWLGAHHQSAERLTEARVDAALSALETQTSRQTALLLLGAMFDFEVHRSQGDGRSIQQVFEEVQRELPHVQLPSYCRFANSFDYLVTGYAASVYAYQWSHVLAIEAFKRFQQDWVFNAQTGRAFREAFFSSGDSRSLLTALEAFLERPIAEDLFALSSEAVTPLRQRFTRHGLI, encoded by the coding sequence ATGCCCGACACCAATCCGCTTTTGCAGGCCTGGGACCTGCCGCCCTGGTCGCAGATCCGCACCGAACACCTCGTGCCGGCAATCACAACGATCATCACCGACAACCGACAGGTCATTGCCGAAACCATCATCAGCCAATCCGTACTTCCCAATTGGGATGATCTGGTTCTGGCCATCGATGAAGTCGATGCACGGCTGAGCGAGGCTTTGGACATCATCCAGACCCTGGCGATGACGAAACACGACGATACCGCCTGGAACACGGCAGTTGCTGCATGCAATGACGCCGGAGCGAAGTACCAATCCGAAAAAATGAGCAATCGCGCGTTGTTTGAGGCATACCAGCGGTTGGCGAACAGTTCGATCGCCCTCAACTTCGATGAGCCACGCAAGGCCGCGCTGGCCAAGATTCTGCGCAAATTTCAATTGGCGGGAATCGAATTGCCCCGGGCGCAACGGGAAAAGCTGGCCCGGTTGAACCTCGACATTAATCGACTCGAAGAGCTGTTTCTCATCCATCTGAAAAGTGCCAACGCTGCCTGGACCAAGCACGTCGATGACGTTGCGGTTCTGGAAGGTTTATACCCCACCGTAAAAAATCGCCTGAAACACCTGGCCAAAGAAGCAGGACATGAAGGCTGGCTGATTCCCCTGGATGAAAACACCTGCCAGCAAATCATGATGTACGCCGAAAATCGGGCATTGCGAGAAGAATATTTCGTGGCGTATTCCACGCGCGCGTCCGATCAAGGCCCGAATACCGACGAGTTCGATAATGATCCTGTACTGACGCTGATGCTTTCGCTGCGCCACCAGAAAGCCGAACTGCTTGGTTTCGACAATTTCGCGCAACTGCGTCTGGCCACCGCAGCGGCTGAGTCCACCGATCAGGTTCAGCGTTTTCTGCGTCGGCAAGTTACGTTGAACACACCGTCACTTGCACAGGATTCAAAGGAGCTACAAGCGTTTGCGCTCGAACGGGGCATTTCGGAAGTACAGGCCTGGGACCACGAATTTCTCGCTGAAAAACTGCGCCACCATCGTTTCCCTCAAGCCCTGGAGAATCTGCGCGACTATTTTCCCCTGGACGGCACCTTGCGACGACTCTGCCTGTTCTGCGAACGCCTGTTCGGGATCCGGATTCTCGAGCAGGCTGAATTCAGTCGCTGGCATAACGATGTGCGACTGTTTGAGATCAGCGAGCATGGCCAAACCCTCGGGCATATTTATCTTGACCCGTACCACCGCAAGGAAGCCCCGGATTACGCCTGGACCGGCACGCTGCGAAACCGACGAAGAAACGCCGAAGGCCGCGTAGCACTACCGATTGCCGATCTTCACTGCAACTTCACACCAGGGGTCGACGGCCATCCGTGCCTGCTTGAGCACAAGGATCTGCGGGTGCTTTTTCATGAGTTCGGTCATTGTCTGCAGCATGTGCTGACGAGTTCGCCGCATCACAACCTCTCCGGCATTTTCCAACTGGGGCGCGACAGTGCGGAATTTGCAGGGCAAGTATTCGAGCAATGGTGCCTGTCACGGGAGTTTCTGTTATGGCTGGGTGCCCACCACCAAAGCGCTGAACGCTTGACCGAGGCACGGGTAGACGCGGCATTGTCAGCCCTCGAAACCCAGACCAGCCGACAAACCGCACTCTTGCTGTTGGGCGCAATGTTCGATTTCGAAGTGCATCGCAGCCAAGGCGATGGTCGTAGCATCCAGCAAGTATTCGAAGAGGTTCAGCGGGAGCTTCCCCACGTGCAACTGCCGTCTTATTGTCGGTTCGCAAACAGCTTCGATTACCTGGTGACCGGTTACGCCGCCTCCGTTTACGCCTACCAATGGTCACACGTACTGGCTATCGAAGCCTTCAAGCGATTCCAACAGGATTGGGTTTTCAATGCGCAAACAGGGCGAGCCTTTCGCGAGGCGTTTTTTTCCTCGGGCGATTCGCGTTCTTTGCTGACTGCTCTGGAAGCGTTTCTTGAACGGCCGATTGCCGAAGATCTGTTCGCGCTTTCGTCAGAGGCCGTTACCCCGCTGAGGCAACGATTTACTCGACATGGGCTGATTTGA
- a CDS encoding gluconate 2-dehydrogenase subunit 3 family protein yields the protein MSDQDRDNPRREFLRKSLTLIPVVTVASSGLGSAVLMAAPEAAPAGSVKAPVSTSTYEPSYFTAEEWAFINAAVAQLIPSDAQGPGALEAGVPEYIDRQMNTPYAAGALWFMQGPFNADAAPEMGWQSKLVPKEIYRLGIAATDAWSKTLNGKVFAEQDSATRDDLLKQLEVGKPQFDSVPAKIFFNLLLQNTKEGFFCDPIHGGNKGMVGWTMIGFPGARADFMDWVDRNEQYPFPAVSIRGERA from the coding sequence ATGTCCGATCAAGATCGAGACAACCCGCGGCGTGAGTTTTTGCGCAAATCCCTGACCTTGATCCCGGTGGTCACCGTTGCCAGCAGCGGTCTGGGCAGCGCAGTCCTGATGGCCGCGCCCGAAGCAGCCCCGGCCGGTTCCGTCAAAGCGCCGGTCAGCACCAGCACCTATGAACCCAGCTACTTCACCGCCGAAGAATGGGCGTTCATCAACGCCGCTGTCGCCCAATTGATTCCGAGCGATGCCCAAGGGCCAGGCGCTCTGGAAGCCGGTGTGCCTGAATACATCGACCGCCAGATGAACACGCCTTACGCGGCCGGCGCGTTGTGGTTCATGCAGGGACCGTTCAACGCAGACGCCGCTCCGGAAATGGGCTGGCAGAGCAAATTGGTGCCCAAAGAGATTTATCGCCTGGGCATCGCCGCGACGGATGCGTGGTCGAAAACGCTCAACGGTAAAGTATTTGCTGAGCAAGACAGCGCTACCCGAGACGATTTGCTCAAGCAACTCGAAGTCGGAAAACCGCAGTTCGACAGTGTCCCCGCGAAGATTTTCTTCAACCTGCTGCTGCAAAACACCAAAGAAGGGTTCTTCTGCGACCCGATTCACGGCGGCAATAAAGGCATGGTCGGCTGGACCATGATCGGCTTCCCCGGCGCCCGCGCCGATTTCATGGATTGGGTGGACCGCAACGAGCAATACCCCTTCCCGGCAGTTTCAATTCGCGGCGAGAGGGCGTGA
- a CDS encoding tyrosine-protein phosphatase, translating to MSLLRCTQAICLSLAALLNLPLALADDSALPRPEEWAQSVEVQYNLFKMSPTLYRSALPDRGAVPLLEKLKVGTVISFLPESDSSWLSTPGIAQIQLPYRTNHVDDADVLNALRTIQTAEAKGPVLMHCKHGSDRTGLMAAMYRVVLQGWSKEDALNEMTQGGFGDSTHFKDSVRYMMQADVDKLRTALANGDCSTSPFASCSMKNWFKSAHVE from the coding sequence ATGTCTCTATTGCGTTGTACCCAGGCGATCTGCCTGTCCTTGGCCGCACTTTTAAACCTGCCGCTGGCCCTTGCCGACGACAGTGCATTACCCCGACCTGAGGAATGGGCTCAATCGGTCGAGGTGCAGTACAACCTTTTCAAAATGTCCCCGACGCTCTATCGCAGTGCATTGCCAGACAGGGGCGCTGTGCCGTTACTGGAAAAACTCAAGGTCGGGACGGTTATCTCGTTCTTGCCCGAGTCGGATTCAAGCTGGTTATCAACGCCAGGAATCGCGCAAATACAGCTGCCCTACCGCACCAACCATGTGGATGACGCGGATGTACTCAATGCCCTTCGAACGATCCAGACCGCTGAAGCCAAGGGGCCGGTGCTGATGCACTGCAAACATGGCTCGGACCGCACGGGCTTGATGGCGGCGATGTACCGGGTCGTGTTGCAAGGCTGGAGCAAGGAAGACGCCCTGAACGAAATGACCCAGGGCGGCTTTGGTGACAGCACTCATTTCAAGGACAGCGTCCGTTACATGATGCAAGCCGATGTCGACAAGCTCCGCACCGCGTTGGCCAACGGCGATTGCAGCACCAGTCCGTTCGCCAGTTGTTCGATGAAGAACTGGTTCAAATCAGCCCATGTCGAGTAA
- a CDS encoding YheV family putative zinc ribbon protein, translated as MSEGPVITKKRFIAGAVCPACSEPDKLMMWNEDAVPHRECVACGYSDTLNEQGLSVPKELGTRVNTSALKVPDAKVQAVQFFPNPKLKKKPDEQH; from the coding sequence ATGAGCGAGGGTCCTGTGATCACGAAAAAACGCTTTATCGCCGGGGCAGTCTGCCCGGCCTGCAGCGAGCCGGACAAGTTGATGATGTGGAACGAAGACGCAGTCCCGCACCGTGAGTGCGTGGCCTGCGGTTATTCCGACACGCTGAATGAACAAGGCCTGTCCGTGCCCAAGGAGTTGGGCACGCGGGTCAACACTTCGGCGCTGAAGGTCCCGGACGCCAAGGTTCAGGCCGTGCAGTTTTTCCCCAATCCGAAGCTGAAGAAAAAACCTGACGAGCAACACTGA